The region TAAACATGCTACCACCCTTGTATATACATCATTTAAAAATGATATCAAAAGCCTACTCAACTTGATATCTTAACATATATAATGTAAAAATTGGTTAAAAGGTTAAAATCTATCTTTTCAACACATTAAAATGCCGGAACATATGAACGTTATATGAAGCACCGAAGATTAGGAAGGTGAACGTTTCAGCAAATCAATTTAAAGATGGTAGAACATATGTCACTCGTTTAAATATAGTAACAGTCCATTTTTTGGAATATTTATATTAGTTTATGGTATCATGAGTATAACTTTTGCTATCCTGATAGGCGTCGAAGATTTAGCTAACATATATTTTTGAGGAGGCCATAATGTCAAAAAGAATGATATCTATATCCTTTATTGGCCTATTATTAATTTTTGGATGGTTTTGGACTGAGGGATATGGATTTGTACATACAGATATGACTGGAAACAGCATAGAAGAAGCCTTATTTCACTATTCGCTGAATGGTCCAATAAATTTTAAATATGGTGAAATACTTGAAATAATAGAAACAGATAATAAATATATTGTTTTTTACGAAAATTTCCAAACAAGAGCTGTTAATGTAGCGTTTATCAAGAAAAAGTGGAATGGAAAACGGAAAGTAAGTACCGTAAGTGGATCAGTCCAGATTGATTCTTTTCCAGGACAAGCGATGCCGTATTCTTGGAAATGGCTAAACGAAAAGGACTTAACAGTATATTGGGGTGTCGTACATGATCCACATATTAATAACATCAAAATAGATGACGAAGAAGCAATTATTATTACGGTAAAGAATATAACGATTTGGTACTACAAAAGCCATGAGACATTTAGTACGAAGGAAATTTCAGCATATGATAAAAATGGTCATTTAATAGAGTGGAATAATGAGTATTAACGTCATCTCACGTACATACAATGAATTTAACTAAGCTGGCCCTATGAGCGATAGAACGAATGTCAACATAGTGCTATTAAATAAAAGGGAGTGTATGAAACTTGGAAATGAATTTACTAGTAGAAGAACTAAAAGCTATTAATGAATCAGAATTAATAGGGCTAACAGAGCTTTTAAAAGATGTTGTAGAGGAAGGGGCTTCAATTGGATTTCTACATCCAATTTCTGCTCCCGAAGCAGAGCTGTACTGGAAAAGTGTCTTAAGTTCAGATGTTCTTTTGTGGGTGGCGAGAACTAATGGACGTATCGTAGGCACTGTTCAATTACATCTGGACACGAAGCCCAATGCAACTCATCGAGCAGAAATAGCTAAACTTATGGTTCATCCTGAATTGAGAGGGAAAGGAATAGGAAAGCAATTAATGTTAAGTGCTGAAGCCACTGCTCAAAGGATCAATCGAGAATTAATCGTTTTAGACACAAGGCTTGGAGATGTGTCTAACCTTCTTTATAAAAAACTAGGATATACAGAAGCAGGACAAATACCTCATTTTGCAAAGTCGTCTAATGGTCAACTAGATGGGACTGTCATTTACTACAAGATGATTAAATAAATAATAGTCCGCATATTCAAATATAGAATAATTTTACAAATGAGGAGAAAGTATGGGAGAACAAGAAAAATTAAAGATTTTTGACGCAGATAGAAACCAAATCGGTGTGGCTTCACGTAGTGATGTCCATAGGCTTGGTTATTGGCATGAGGTATTTCATTGTTGGTTCGTTAGCAATGAGAATGGCGTAAATAATATCTATTTACAGCTCCGAAGCAAAAATAAAAAAGATTATCCCAATCTTTTAGATATAACGGCTGCTGGACACCTACTATCTGATGAAACGGTTGAAGATGGCGTGAGGGAAATAAAAGAAGAAATAGGAATAGATGTCGCTTTCGACGATTTAGTACAGATAGGTGTTATTGATTATTGTGTTGTTAAAGAGAATTTTATTGATAAAGAGTTGGCAAATATATTTTTATATCAGAGTGAGAATGCCCTTGATGACTTTACCCTTCAAGCGGAAGAAGTTTCAGGTATCGTTAGAGCCAAATTTAACGATTTTGCAGAGCTTTGGTTTAATGAAAGAGATGAGATTGGAATCAGTGGATTTGAGATAACCAGTGATGGTAATAAAGTTATAGTTGAGGAAAATGTGAACCGGGATCATTTCGTACCACACCAAATGTCTTTTTATAGACAAGTTATTCAAAAGATACGGGAACAGTTAGGGTAGTACTATGAGAAGATTCATTCAGGGTGACAACATAATAATCATGTATGCCTCAAGGGGCAAAGCGTCACGAAATAATTATCTATAATGAACATATTAGGAGGGAGTGCGATGAAGAAAACGTTTATTGATCTTAGTCATATGATCGAAGACGGGACGATCACTTATAAAGGACTTCCGGCACCGATTATTTGTGATTATCTAAGTAGAGAAGCTTCTAAAGAGATTTACGAGGAGGATACACAATTTCAAATAGGTAAGATTGAAATGGTATCGAATACAGGAACATATATAGACACCCCGTTTCACCGATATGAAGAAGGAAAAGACTTGTCACAAATTGCTATTAACGCCGTTGCTGGTCTTGATGGTATTGTCATAAGGGTGGACGAGGCAGTTAAAGTCATAGATGAATCGTTTTTTGATGGCAAAGATTTAAGACATAAAGCCGTGCTCATTCATACTGGGTGGTCTAAGTATTGGAATACGGACAATTACTTTGTTGATCATCCGTATCTTACTGCAGGAGCAGCCGATTATTTACTGAACAATGGAGCGGCCTTAGTGGGGATTGATAGCATGAACATAGATTGTACTCAGGGAAAGTCTAGGCCTGTGCATTCCATCTTATTAAAACATGAAATACCTATTGTTGAACATATGTGCAACTTAGAGAGTCTCCCTACCATAGGGTTTATTTTTTACGCTATTCCTCCCAAAATTAAACAAATGGGCACATTTCCTGTTAGAGCATTCGCGGAATTAAGAGACAATAATGACTAAATTGTGGTTGTCTAGTGATTGCTTTGTGATGGGAATATACACTATTTTGTGATCAGAAGCGAATAAAATGAAAATGTAACTCTATACTGAAAAGGAGTAAGGCTTTAAGGACGTGTGACCAAGGCGTTCTATGCCAATCCGGTGATCGCGATGTCTAGGTATGTTATAAGATGTTTAAACGATCACCACCATAAGGAGGAAAAGAAGTATGAAACCTACACGATCAAGCCATTTGGACGCGTCGATTTCGCGATTAGAGATCGTTCGTGTGGCCTATCTTGCGCTCGCTTGGATTTTTATGAGCTGTTTGCTGGTTCAGATGTTTCTGGCCGGACTAGCTCTATTTACACCGACGATGGATTGGAGCATGCACCGTACCTTTGTTGAATTTTTTGCGCCAATTCCGCTGGTGATGTTTTTGCTCGCCTTGCCTCTCCGGCGCCAACGATGGTTAAGCCTCAGTTTGTTTATCTTAGTGGCCCTTCAATTTATGACGATTCATTTAGCAATCCCGATTATTGCCGCTTTGCATCCCGTGATTGCTTTGTTACTTTTCTGGGGGGCCCTCGTCACGGTAAAACGACATCCATCCGGTGAAGGACGTACCGCCTGAGGGACGGTTAACGGCTGTCAGGTTGCCGCCATGGGCCTTGACGATGCGCTTGGCGATGGTCAGGCCAAGACCACTGCTTCCTCCACTTTCGCTGTTTCGGGAGGTGTCCTCTCTATAAAATGGGTCGAAGATATGGGGGAGGACCTTGCTTGGAATACCGGGTCCCGAATCAGACAATGTGAACTGTACGCAATCTGACTTTCGTTCCCAAGTGATTTCAATCCTTCCTCCAGATGGGGTGTATCTCAGAGCGTTATCCATTAGGTTCTCAATGGCTCTTTCCAGCATATGTTCGTCAGCCTTGACTCGGCACGGGTCGTCCGGGTCATTTGCTACGATTTCGACGTCTTTGGCAGCGGCCAGAGGGCGGTATCCGTCAATGATTTCACGCATCAACATACTGAACGGAACGGACTGCTTTTGTATCGTTTGTTCTAGTATATCGCTTTTGACATAGGAGGAGAGATCAGATACCAGTCGTTCCAGATGCTCGGCCTTTTGTCTGCAGATGGTCAAATATCTCTCAGCCTTCTCCGGGCTGCGAGCTAAACCTTGCTCCAGCCTGGATAAAAATCCGCGCAATGCAAACAACGGTGTGCGTAGGTCGTGTGCGATCGCACCGATGTAAAACCGACGTTCGTGCTCCAATTGCGACTGCCGCTTGATCGACTTCTGAATTTCCTCACTAAGTTCATGCAATGCAGTGCCTACCTCGTTTACTTCCACGACCGTCGTTCGGGGCAACTGAAAATCCATGTTTCCTTCAGCGATCTTTCGTGTCGCCTCGCTCATTGCCTCCAGTGGCTTGACCACGTAACGTCCCATTTGCCGCCGTATAAATAGGACGATACACACAATAAGGAGAATGGACAAGGATGCTGACAGAATAGCCGCCGTATGATCATCAGGGGTAAACAAAAGGATCGTCCCAGTCACTTTTCCATTTTCCGTCACCAAGATTTCTCGGTACGGGTTCCGGATGGCGCCTGGGGGTCCGGTTCGGAACATTTCTTGGCCGGTTTCGTCGAGTAGCATGAGCCCTGTGTCGGTACCGTTTAGTGTATTTTTTACACTAGCTTGCCATTCTGTATCTGACCAGTGTAGTGGGTTAGCCGCAACACGGCTGATAATTTGATCTACGGCAACCTCTTGCCGATTCTGCTCAGCCTGGTGTAGTGTTTCAGTCAACCAACGGTCTAACAGTTCGGGAATTGGAGACAACAGCCGTGGTAGTAGCAATAAGAGCAGGATGCCCATCAGCATAAACGTGCGAATCCGAAGCAATCCCCGGCATTTACTTCGTATTCTCATAATTGCCGCACGCCTTCGAAACGGTAACCAACGCCCCAGACATTGACAATGAGTCGGGGGGGAGAGGCGTCTTTTTCAATTTTGTCTCGTATACGACCGATGTGCACCGTGACGGTATGCTTGTCACCGATGCCGTCCCAGAACCGATCTAGTAGATGGTCATAGGTAAACACTTGTCTGGGGTATTCTGCAAACATACATAAAATGTCGAACTCTTTGGGGGTCAGGGCAACCTGATCTCCATTTACTTTTGCCTCGTAAGCTTTTAGGTCCAACACCAGCGAACCGAAGTCCAGTACCGTATTGCGTTCTTCTTTTGTTTTCCCGCTACGGCGAAGCACTGCTTTGATCCTGGCCACGACTTCCTCTGGAGTGGCGGACTTGACAATGTAGTCATCCGCCCCCAAGCTCAATCCCCGTATTTTTTTCATATCCTCATCGCGCGCACTGAAGATCAGAATCGGCGTGTCGTCGGTACGTCTGATTTGCCGGCAGAGGTCAAATCCGCTTTGGCCTGGCATCATGATATCAAGTAGTACACAGTCAACATGGATACGCTGTAAGATCCCCAGTGCCTCTTTGGCGTTGGCAGCCTCTTCAACGAGGAACCCTTCGTCTTCTAGAAAATCCCGCATTAATTCTAAAATCGCTTGATCGTCATCGACGATAAGAACGATTTGTTGATCCATCGCTATCTACTCCCGTATGAGCATTGTGGTTTCATTTGGCCCTATTATATCATGTCGATCATGCGGTTGGGCTCCTGTGATTAAGCTTTCATATTTTGTGACTGTATTGTGATCGAATCTAGCCATTCTGTGTGATCATTTGCATTTACGATAAAATAAATCGTTTGAACATGACAGGAGGAATTTAAAAATGCGAACACGCAGAGGCTTCGTTATTGCGGGCTTACTGGCAGGAATGCTGATGGCTGGGATGGATGGGACTGTTGTCGCTACGGCACTGCCGACCATTATTAGTGATTTAGGTGGATTGGACCTGTTTGTCTGGGTCACATCGGCGTATATGGTGATGATGATGGCCAGTACGCCAATTTTTGGCAAGCTGTCCGATATGTATGGGCGGAAGCTGTTTTTTATGATTGGATTGGCGCTGTTTTTGGCTGGTTCGATCCTTTGCGGCATGGCGGGGAGCATGATTCAGTTAATTATATACCGAGGTATCCAAGGTATCGGGGGCGGTGCATTGATGCCGATCGCTTTTACTATAGTCGCAGATCTATTTCCTGTAGAAAAACGGGGGAAAATGATGGGGATCGTGGGTGCAATTTTTGGTATATCTAGTATCTTCGGTCCCTTGCTCGGTGCCTTGGTCACTGAAGCGATAGGATGGCGGTGGGTATTCTTCATCAATCTTCCCATCGGCCTACTGTCCTTTCTATTGACGTTCCTTTGTTATCGGGAGTCAATGGAAAGAGTGAAGCAGAAAATTGATGGGTGGGGAGCGGTCACGCTTGTGCTTTCCGTCGTGGCACTCATGCTAGCCCTTCAACTAGGCGGTGACGTTTACGCCTGGGCTTCTCCGTTCATCATTGGGTTGTTTACTCTATTTGCAGTCTTTCTCACACTGTTTTTGTGGATTGAAAACAAAACAGCTGATCCCATCCTTTCGTTTGACATGTTTAAGGATCGATTGTTTGCCTCTAGCTGCGCCGCCGCGTTGTTTGTGGGCGCCGCTTATATATCGGCTATTACGTACATCCCGATGTTTGTACAGGGGGTATTCGGCGGGTCCGCTACTCAAGCCGGCTACATTTTGACACCGATGATGCTCGGATCGGTGTTCGGTAGCCAAGCCGGGGGATTTTTGACGACAAAACTGAGTTATAAGCAGATTATGTTGCTGGCTAGTGCGTTTTTTGTTCCGGGCATTCTTTTGCTTAGTACTCTAGACGTCGAGACAGCCCGGTATTGGGTCACCATTTACATGGCGCTGACCGGATTCGGTGCAGGTTTTTCCTTTTCAGTGCTCAGTATGGCGGCTATGCACAATTTTGATTATCGGCGCAGAGGATCGGCTTCAGCGACAAACCGATTTGCCATTAACCTGGGAATGACATTGGGTATTACCGTATTTGGGATTGTACAAAGAACTGGATTTGAACGAGAGCTGGCGGTTCCTGTAGCTGGCGGGCAAGTCTCTCAAGTCGATCCAAGAACCCTTTTAAATCCTGAGGGACGTGATCAGTTTTCTGGTGAAGCCTTGCATCAGGTCATTTCGGCTTTTTCTTCTTCGATTACGTTGACATTTGTCGTTGCACTGGTACCGGCCGTTTTATTCTTATTGAGCGTTACGCAAATGTCACACGAGCGGGCACAAACAACGCAGGAACCATCCGATTCGTAAATGTCTTGTTTGTTACCACAAGAGGGATTTCCAAAAAAGCAATAGGGAATATGGTGTAGATATTTCATTACATAAAGAAGGAATATATGAGTGCATGGAAGAATGTAATAAAGAATCAAGAATCATACTTCTTAAAATAAAATGTTGAATTAAACACCGTATATCCCTTCCTCTTATCCCTTCCTCGTTAATATAGTACGGGTGTGGGTGATGATGTCTTCGAGGAAGATTCCAAGAGGAAAGGATGTCTCTCGATGAGTGACCAAATAAAAAATAATCTAATTAAATCTTATGACTATGATGCCCATCGTCGCTCAGCCAAGAAACGGGATGAGTGGAAAGTAGTTGAGAGAATGAAGTTTACAAATATGTTACTGCAGGAGGATAAGACCAGACTACTAGAAATAGGAGCAGGTGCAGGCATAGACAGCTTGCACTTTATGAATCATAACCTTAGGGTAACAGCCATTGACTTATCTACTGAGATGGTAAAAATTTGTTCTAGAAAAGGAATAGATGCAAGAGTGATGGATCTCTATCATCTTGGTTTCCCAAAGGAGTCATTTGATAGTATATATGCCATGAACTGTTTACTCCATGTACCGAAAGATGAGATCCATCAGGTATTAGTGGAAATTAAACGGGTGATGAAAGGAAATGGGTTATTCTATCTAGGGATTTATGGCGGTAAAAATTTTGAAGGCATTTGGGAAGAAGATTGGTGCGAACCAAAACGATTTTTTTCTTTCTATACAGAAGAAGATATTCACAGTCTATTAAGGCACTATTTTGACATTGAGTACTATAATAAAGTTATCCTCAAAACTAACAAGCCATACTTTCAATCCTTTATTTTAAGGAATAAGACGACTAGAAAGCTTGAAAGCAATGAATGACCCATACATTTCAAAGCATTAGGTTAGAAGTGTTTGGTGACAAAGTTTCATGATGTATATAAGTCAGGGGGCAAGAAATGGCGAAACGAGTGGCCGCTATCTATGACATTTATGGCAATGATTTTGCGTTAGATGCCGTACTGAAAGATATTCAAAAATGTAATGTGGATACAATCGTTGTTGGTGGTGATTTGGCTTGGGGGCCACAGCCGGCGTTAGTGTTGGGACGGTTGATGTCTCTTGATGGCAATGTACATTTTATAAAAGGTATTGCCGATAGAGAGGTTGGAGAACGGTATGGCACTGAACATGGACTAGATGACGGGGTAGCCGAAGTTAATCAATGGTGTGCAGATCAATTAACGAAATCACAGAGAGCGTTTTTAAGTCATTTACAAGAAAGTGTCACGGTTACAATCGATGGAATTGGAGACGTTTTATTTGTACATGGCTCACCTAGAAGTGATGAAGACCCCATACGCAAAGGTACGACAGAAACAGAAATTAAGCCGATGATCACTCAGTAAACACGGAAATGATCGTTTGTGGCAGCATTGATGAAATTTTCGTTAAACTATTCTGTAGATATGCAAATGGCTGATGTAGGTGATTAAACAAATGGATATAACGATTGAGAAATTAAAAGATTCAGATGTCCAACATTTGTATCAATTTGAACGGGACAATCGAGCGTTTTTTGAAACAATGGTACCTAGTCGAGGGGACGAATATTATCATTTAAATACCTTTAAGGTTAGACATGAATCATTACTGAATGAACAAGCGCAAGGATTGGCAACGTACTATTTAATTAAAAACAAACGAGGAGACATACTTGGTAGAGTGAATCTGGTCGATATTAATCAATCTCAAAAAGCAGGCCATATAGGGTATAGGGTTGGAAAGAGCCACGTTGGCAAAGGGATTGGACACAAGGCACTGGGTCTATTATTAGAGTCTATAAGTGAGCTTGACCTAAAAGAGCTCCATGCTAAGACAACGAACAACAACATAGCGTCGCAAAAAGTTCTATACAAGAATGGTTTCAAGCATATAAAAACGGGTGAAGACGAATTTGAAATGAATGGACAAAAGTTGAAGTTTCTCTATTATACCAGGTCGATGACCTCACGTGATTCTTAACAGCACGAAAAAGATTCATCTGCAGTACTGGGAAGAATGTATTGATAAAACATACAAGCCGGTTGATGTCAAAACAGAGGTGGTCATGATTCCAGAAACGATACAACAACAGATGGAAGGGTAGCTGGATATTTTACTGATCGGGTCTTAGCTTCACTGCGAGGCCCGTTTTTTGTTTCGGGTTTGAATGTATACATCTATTTAAAGATTATAATATTCTAGTAAATGACATAGGGAAAAGGGGACACACACATGATCTATTTTGAGTCTGAAAGGTTGTTATTCCGCGATTGGGAGGATAAGGATATTGATATGTTTATCAATATGAATCAAGACCGCGACGTGATGGCGTATTTTGCTCACATGCCGACGGAACCCCAAATAATGACGTTTTTACAAGCCATTAAAGCAGAATTTGAGCAGTATGGATACGGACTATATGCCGTCGAAACAAAGTCAGATGAGAAATGTATTGGCTTTATTGGGTTTCACTGGGCCACATTTGAAGCTGAATTTACACCCTGTATTGAGATTGGGTGGAGATTAGTCAAGGAAGCTTGGGGAAACGGTTATGCTACTGAAGGGGCCAAAGCTTGTTTAGCCTATGGATTTAACGAGTTAAAATTTAAAGACGTCTATAGCTTCACAACCAAATTAAATACGCGTTCCGAGAACGTGATGAGAAAAATAGGCATGTCAAAATGCTTAGAGTTTGATCATCCTAGAGTGGATCGTAATAGTAAATTATTAAGGCATGTACTTTATCATATAGGAAATGAAACAAAGTAAAAAACCGATCAAACATGATGTGCCATTTAAAAAAACAGGCATTATAGGTAAATTGTTTATACTATTTTTTTCATCCTCATCCGATTTGGAAAGAATGTTGGTATGATAATACAACAGCTTAAGGAATTTTCGCAAATAGACAGGAATTACGAAAAGGACATAGAAATCGTAGTGGCAGAGATAAAAAGGGATAACCATGGAGGGAGTTCGTGAATGAAACAGATAAAATGGGGCATTCTGGGCTGTGCCAGTATTGCCCGTAAACAGCTCATACCGGCTATAAAAGAAGTGGATCATGCTGAAGTTGTGGCCGTTGCTAGCCGTTCTCTAGAGCGAGCGAAGGCTTTCGCTGAACAAAATGATATTCCAGAAGCGTATGATAGCTACGAGGCACTTTTAGATCAAGATGACATTGATGCCGTTTACATACCACTTCCAAATCATAAACATGCGGAATGGACGAAAAAAGCAGCCCAAAAAGGCAAGCATGTATTATGTGAGAAACCAGCGGGGCTAAACCAAGCTCAGGTGGAAGAGATGATAGCCGTATGCAAAGAAAACGATGTACAGTTCATGGAAGCTTATATGTATCAGTTTCACCCGCAATGGGAGAAGGTGAGAGAGGTTTTAGACAGTGGGCGCATAGGGGAGATTAAAATTATTCAAGCGCACTTTTCCTTCCCTATGGACGACAAGGAGAATATACGTTTACAACCGGACACAGGTGGCGGTGCCTT is a window of Caldalkalibacillus salinus DNA encoding:
- a CDS encoding sensor histidine kinase, which encodes MLMGILLLLLLPRLLSPIPELLDRWLTETLHQAEQNRQEVAVDQIISRVAANPLHWSDTEWQASVKNTLNGTDTGLMLLDETGQEMFRTGPPGAIRNPYREILVTENGKVTGTILLFTPDDHTAAILSASLSILLIVCIVLFIRRQMGRYVVKPLEAMSEATRKIAEGNMDFQLPRTTVVEVNEVGTALHELSEEIQKSIKRQSQLEHERRFYIGAIAHDLRTPLFALRGFLSRLEQGLARSPEKAERYLTICRQKAEHLERLVSDLSSYVKSDILEQTIQKQSVPFSMLMREIIDGYRPLAAAKDVEIVANDPDDPCRVKADEHMLERAIENLMDNALRYTPSGGRIEITWERKSDCVQFTLSDSGPGIPSKVLPHIFDPFYREDTSRNSESGGSSGLGLTIAKRIVKAHGGNLTAVNRPSGGTSFTGWMSFYRDEGPPEK
- a CDS encoding MDR family MFS transporter — its product is MRTRRGFVIAGLLAGMLMAGMDGTVVATALPTIISDLGGLDLFVWVTSAYMVMMMASTPIFGKLSDMYGRKLFFMIGLALFLAGSILCGMAGSMIQLIIYRGIQGIGGGALMPIAFTIVADLFPVEKRGKMMGIVGAIFGISSIFGPLLGALVTEAIGWRWVFFINLPIGLLSFLLTFLCYRESMERVKQKIDGWGAVTLVLSVVALMLALQLGGDVYAWASPFIIGLFTLFAVFLTLFLWIENKTADPILSFDMFKDRLFASSCAAALFVGAAYISAITYIPMFVQGVFGGSATQAGYILTPMMLGSVFGSQAGGFLTTKLSYKQIMLLASAFFVPGILLLSTLDVETARYWVTIYMALTGFGAGFSFSVLSMAAMHNFDYRRRGSASATNRFAINLGMTLGITVFGIVQRTGFERELAVPVAGGQVSQVDPRTLLNPEGRDQFSGEALHQVISAFSSSITLTFVVALVPAVLFLLSVTQMSHERAQTTQEPSDS
- a CDS encoding class I SAM-dependent methyltransferase; translated protein: MSDQIKNNLIKSYDYDAHRRSAKKRDEWKVVERMKFTNMLLQEDKTRLLEIGAGAGIDSLHFMNHNLRVTAIDLSTEMVKICSRKGIDARVMDLYHLGFPKESFDSIYAMNCLLHVPKDEIHQVLVEIKRVMKGNGLFYLGIYGGKNFEGIWEEDWCEPKRFFSFYTEEDIHSLLRHYFDIEYYNKVILKTNKPYFQSFILRNKTTRKLESNE
- a CDS encoding GNAT family N-acetyltransferase, with translation MNLLVEELKAINESELIGLTELLKDVVEEGASIGFLHPISAPEAELYWKSVLSSDVLLWVARTNGRIVGTVQLHLDTKPNATHRAEIAKLMVHPELRGKGIGKQLMLSAEATAQRINRELIVLDTRLGDVSNLLYKKLGYTEAGQIPHFAKSSNGQLDGTVIYYKMIK
- a CDS encoding response regulator transcription factor — protein: MDQQIVLIVDDDQAILELMRDFLEDEGFLVEEAANAKEALGILQRIHVDCVLLDIMMPGQSGFDLCRQIRRTDDTPILIFSARDEDMKKIRGLSLGADDYIVKSATPEEVVARIKAVLRRSGKTKEERNTVLDFGSLVLDLKAYEAKVNGDQVALTPKEFDILCMFAEYPRQVFTYDHLLDRFWDGIGDKHTVTVHIGRIRDKIEKDASPPRLIVNVWGVGYRFEGVRQL
- a CDS encoding NUDIX hydrolase, whose translation is MGEQEKLKIFDADRNQIGVASRSDVHRLGYWHEVFHCWFVSNENGVNNIYLQLRSKNKKDYPNLLDITAAGHLLSDETVEDGVREIKEEIGIDVAFDDLVQIGVIDYCVVKENFIDKELANIFLYQSENALDDFTLQAEEVSGIVRAKFNDFAELWFNERDEIGISGFEITSDGNKVIVEENVNRDHFVPHQMSFYRQVIQKIREQLG
- a CDS encoding cyclase family protein, which produces MKKTFIDLSHMIEDGTITYKGLPAPIICDYLSREASKEIYEEDTQFQIGKIEMVSNTGTYIDTPFHRYEEGKDLSQIAINAVAGLDGIVIRVDEAVKVIDESFFDGKDLRHKAVLIHTGWSKYWNTDNYFVDHPYLTAGAADYLLNNGAALVGIDSMNIDCTQGKSRPVHSILLKHEIPIVEHMCNLESLPTIGFIFYAIPPKIKQMGTFPVRAFAELRDNND
- a CDS encoding GNAT family N-acetyltransferase, translated to MDITIEKLKDSDVQHLYQFERDNRAFFETMVPSRGDEYYHLNTFKVRHESLLNEQAQGLATYYLIKNKRGDILGRVNLVDINQSQKAGHIGYRVGKSHVGKGIGHKALGLLLESISELDLKELHAKTTNNNIASQKVLYKNGFKHIKTGEDEFEMNGQKLKFLYYTRSMTSRDS
- a CDS encoding Gfo/Idh/MocA family protein, which translates into the protein MKQIKWGILGCASIARKQLIPAIKEVDHAEVVAVASRSLERAKAFAEQNDIPEAYDSYEALLDQDDIDAVYIPLPNHKHAEWTKKAAQKGKHVLCEKPAGLNQAQVEEMIAVCKENDVQFMEAYMYQFHPQWEKVREVLDSGRIGEIKIIQAHFSFPMDDKENIRLQPDTGGGALYDVGCYCVHASRLIMQKEPTDVRALAKYADNGIVDTSLQALLKFDNESIAHFDCSFEAANRQYVEVVGAVGTIEIDLPFRPDKGEAKIRVEAKNEQWEETFEPFNMYASQVEHFCAAIRGEAPLPIDTAQSVLNTKVIDVIYESAGRKV
- a CDS encoding DUF6220 domain-containing protein; amino-acid sequence: MKPTRSSHLDASISRLEIVRVAYLALAWIFMSCLLVQMFLAGLALFTPTMDWSMHRTFVEFFAPIPLVMFLLALPLRRQRWLSLSLFILVALQFMTIHLAIPIIAALHPVIALLLFWGALVTVKRHPSGEGRTA
- a CDS encoding metallophosphoesterase family protein, producing MAKRVAAIYDIYGNDFALDAVLKDIQKCNVDTIVVGGDLAWGPQPALVLGRLMSLDGNVHFIKGIADREVGERYGTEHGLDDGVAEVNQWCADQLTKSQRAFLSHLQESVTVTIDGIGDVLFVHGSPRSDEDPIRKGTTETEIKPMITQ
- a CDS encoding DUF6176 family protein, whose amino-acid sequence is MILNSTKKIHLQYWEECIDKTYKPVDVKTEVVMIPETIQQQMEG
- a CDS encoding GNAT family N-acetyltransferase, whose product is MIYFESERLLFRDWEDKDIDMFINMNQDRDVMAYFAHMPTEPQIMTFLQAIKAEFEQYGYGLYAVETKSDEKCIGFIGFHWATFEAEFTPCIEIGWRLVKEAWGNGYATEGAKACLAYGFNELKFKDVYSFTTKLNTRSENVMRKIGMSKCLEFDHPRVDRNSKLLRHVLYHIGNETK